The Flavobacterium praedii genome window below encodes:
- a CDS encoding tRNA-binding protein, giving the protein MDLTWSEFERVEMRVGTILEAQDFPEARKPAFQLTIDFGSAIGIRKTSAQITKRYTKEVLVGRQIVAVINFSKKQIGKFMSECLVLGAVGEEGDVILLAPDFKIENGLRIG; this is encoded by the coding sequence ATGGATTTAACTTGGTCAGAATTTGAAAGAGTAGAAATGAGAGTGGGAACGATACTTGAAGCTCAAGATTTCCCCGAAGCGCGAAAACCCGCTTTTCAATTAACTATTGATTTTGGTTCCGCTATTGGAATTCGGAAAACGTCTGCGCAAATAACCAAAAGATATACCAAAGAAGTTTTGGTTGGAAGACAAATTGTGGCGGTTATCAATTTTTCCAAAAAACAAATCGGAAAGTTTATGAGCGAATGTCTAGTGCTTGGCGCAGTAGGCGAGGAGGGAGATGTTATTTTGTTGGCTCCTGATTTTAAAATAGAAAACGGATTGCGAATTGGGTAG